In the Quercus lobata isolate SW786 chromosome 5, ValleyOak3.0 Primary Assembly, whole genome shotgun sequence genome, one interval contains:
- the LOC115991304 gene encoding LOB domain-containing protein 24-like, which yields MSHSTKCAACKSLRRRCPKDCVLAPYFPPTNPQRFACVQKIFGASNITKMIEQLPLHLRAVAADCMSFEASSRVEDPVYGSVGIISQLQEQIIKAESEVAKTKSEIAFHNAQQQLQQQQNESSSCKIEELHDTDEATTIPTVKPVSSKKSK from the exons ATGTCCCATTCAACTAAATGTGCAGCTTGCAAATCTTTGAGAAGGAGATGCCCTAAAGATTGTGTTCTTGCACCATATTTTCCTCCAACCAATCCACAAAGATTTGCTTGTGTTCAAAAAATCTTTGGTGCCAGCAACATTACCAAAATGATAGAG CAACTTCCACTGCATTTACGAGCTGTGGCAGCGGATTGCATGTCTTTCGAAGCAAGTTCACGTGTCGAAGACCCAGTCTATGGAAGTGTTGGGATAATCTCTCAACTCCAAGAACAAATAATTAAGGCTGAGTCTGAGGTAGCGAAGACAAAGAGTGAAATAGCCTTTCATAATGCACAACaacaactacaacaacaacaaaatgaaaGCTCAAGCTGTAAAATTGAAGAGCTTCATGACACAGATGAAGCAACTACAATTCCAACAGTAAAACCAGTGTCGTCTAAGAAGAGTAAATGA
- the LOC115991303 gene encoding LOB domain-containing protein 24-like — MSHSTRCAACKSLRRRCPKDCVLAPYFPPTNPQRFACVHKIFGASNITKMLEQLPVHLRAVAADCMSFEASSRVEDPVYGSVRIISRLQEQIIEAQSELVKTKGEIAFHNAQQQQMQQLQMIHAIAQEGEDQHSWLSSSQQDPLPNVNQQPLQDYNYSNTIFGFEF; from the exons ATGTCCCATTCAACTAGATGTGCAGCTTGCAAATCTTTGAGAAGGAGATGCCCTAAAGATTGTGTTCTTGCACCGTATTTTCCTCCAACCAATCCACAAAGATTTGCTTGTGTTCACAAAATCTTTGGTGCCAGCAACATAACCAAAATGCTAGAG CAACTTCCAGTGCATTTGCGAGCTGTGGCAGCGGACTGCATGTCTTTCGAAGCAAGTTCACGTGTGGAAGACCCAGTCTATGGAAGTGTTCGAATAATCTCTCGACTCCAAGAACAAATAATTGAGGCTCAGTCTGAGCTAGTGAAGACAAAGGGTGAAATAGCCTTTCATAAtgcacaacaacaacaaatgcaGCAGCTGCAAATGATTCATGCTATTGCCCAAGAAGGTGAGGATCAGCACTCATGGCTCAGTTCAAGTCAACAAGATCCTTTACCCAACGTAAATCAGCAGCCACTTCAAGACTATAACTATTCCAATACTATTTTTGGCTTTGAATTTTAA